A portion of the Malania oleifera isolate guangnan ecotype guangnan chromosome 3, ASM2987363v1, whole genome shotgun sequence genome contains these proteins:
- the LOC131151308 gene encoding pentatricopeptide repeat-containing protein At1g04840-like, with amino-acid sequence MRRDKELTYITLALKSFVFILLVFILAIFNGPNLFIFNALIRALAENSRFESSIFHYGLILRMNIRPNRLTFPFVMKSAAALLSGSLGATFHGQILKLGLEFDSFVRVSLVDMYVKADGLVHALQAFDESPGRNKLGSILLWNVLINGCCKAGDVGKAIELFEAMPERNTGSWNSLINGLMRNGEVARAKELFNQMPERNVISWTTMVTGFSQSGDHEKALSMFFRMLEEGVRPNDLTVVSAFSACAKLGALNSGEGIHKYVSNNGFQLNKAIGTALVDMYAKCGDIESASVVFNAIKQKDLLTWSVMIWGWAINGRFEQALHCFNDMKARGINPDEVAFLAILTACSHSGEVNQGFNFFKSMRLDYSIEPTMKH; translated from the exons ATGAGACGCGATAAAGAGCTCACTTACATTACTCTTGCATTAAAATCATTTGTCTTTATTCTACTTGTCTTTATCCTCGCCATCTTCAATGGACCAAACCTGTTCATCTTCAATGCGTTGATTAGGGCACTTGCCGAGAATTCCCGTTTTGAAAGCTCAATTTTTCATTATGGTCTGATTTTGAGGATGAATATTCGTCCTAACCGGCTAACTTTCCCATTCGTGATGAAGTCTGCTGCGGCATTGCTCTCGGGCAGCCTTGGGGCTACTTTCCATGGTCAAATCTTGAAGCTCGGGCTTGAGTTCGATTCATTTGTTAGAGTGTCCTTGGTTGATATGTACGTGAAAGCCGATGGTTTGGTTCATGCTTTGCAGGCGTTTGATGAAAGTCCCGGAAGAAATAAGCTTGGGAGCATCCTGCTGTGGAATGTTTTGATTAATGGGTGTTGCAAGGCAGGTGACGTCGGGAAGGCCATAGAGCTTTTTGAGGCAATGCCTGAGCGGAATACTGGTTCTTGGAATAGTTTGATTAATGGGCTTATGAGAAACGGAGAGGTGGCTCGAGCAAAGGAGCTTTTCAACCAAATGCCAGAGAGAAATGTGATTTCTTGGACTACAATGGTTACTGGATTTTCTCAGAGTGGAGACCATGAAAAAGCTTTGTCCATGTTTTTTAGAATGCTAGAGGAGGGTGTGAGGCCGAATGATCTCACTGTTGTGTCTGCCTTTTCTGCTTGTGCAAAACTTGGAGCCCTTAATTCTGGGGAAGGAATTCACAAGTACGTTTCTAACAATGGCTTCCAGTTGAATAAAGCAATTGGAACTGCTCTGGTGGACATGTATGCAAAATGTGGGGACATTGAATCTGCCAGTGTGGTGTTTAATGCGATAAAACAAAAGGACCTTCTCACTTGGAGTGTGATGATATGGGGTTGGGCAATTAATGGACGTTTTGAGCAAGCTCTCCATTGTTTCAATGATATGAAGGCTAGAG GAATCAATCCAGATGAGGTTGCCTTTCTTGCCATCTTAACTGCATGTTCACATTCTGGGGAGGTGAATCAGGGATTCAACTTCTTCAAAAGCATGAGGCTTGACTACTCTATAGAGCCTACCATGAAACATTAG